The following are encoded together in the Anaerobaca lacustris genome:
- the aspS gene encoding aspartate--tRNA ligase, translating into MLKRTHHCGELRLADSGKQVVLAGWVQSYRDHGNLVFFDVRDREGLTQLVFDPETGPEAHQLARTVRCEWVIAAAGTVRPRGEGLENPKLATGQIEVVVDRLDVLNVAKTPPFELDNASKTNEETRLMYRYIDLRRPEMQQRLRVRHRVASLARRYFDEKGFWEVETPMLAKSTPEGARDFLVPSRLVRNAFYALPQSPQLFKQILMVSGVEKYFQIVRCFRDEDPRADRQAEFTQIDVEMSFVDVDDVIAVHSELVARIWKEVLGVDVALPIRRMPYAEAIADYGTDRPDVRFEMKLKDISDLAGQSAFKVFTSCIENGGVVKGLCAPAGDAYSRSDIEKTLTALVGEYGAKGLAWFKIKMENGAPTFIGGIGKFFTGDLGRQLIERFDAKDGDVLMFVADQESVANKALAPLRCRIGRDLKLYDPKSFAFLWVVDFPLFEWNADEKRYDSLHHPFTAPVPEDLGKLETDPGHIRSQAYDIVVNGSEIGGGSVRIHRPEVQQKVFDLLNISRQQAEDRFGFFLKALDYGAPPHGGIAFGLDRLIMLLTGTENIRDVIAFPKTQRGQCLLTDAPSEVDQKQLDELNLRTQKHLHAVEKKPES; encoded by the coding sequence ATGTTGAAGAGAACGCATCATTGTGGCGAGCTTCGGCTGGCCGACTCCGGCAAGCAGGTCGTCCTGGCCGGCTGGGTCCAGTCCTATCGAGATCATGGCAACCTGGTCTTCTTTGACGTGCGGGATCGGGAGGGATTGACGCAACTGGTTTTCGACCCCGAGACCGGGCCGGAAGCCCACCAGCTCGCGCGCACGGTGCGCTGCGAGTGGGTTATTGCGGCCGCCGGCACGGTCCGCCCGCGTGGGGAGGGACTGGAGAATCCGAAGTTGGCCACGGGGCAGATCGAAGTGGTCGTCGATCGGCTGGACGTGCTGAACGTGGCCAAGACGCCCCCGTTCGAGCTGGACAACGCGAGCAAGACAAACGAAGAGACGCGGCTGATGTACCGCTATATCGATCTTCGTCGGCCCGAGATGCAGCAGCGTCTTCGGGTGCGGCATCGCGTCGCGTCGCTGGCTCGGCGGTACTTCGACGAGAAGGGGTTCTGGGAGGTCGAGACGCCGATGCTGGCCAAGAGCACGCCGGAAGGCGCCCGCGACTTCCTCGTGCCCAGCCGCCTGGTGCGCAACGCGTTCTATGCGCTGCCTCAGTCGCCGCAGTTGTTCAAGCAGATCCTGATGGTCAGCGGGGTCGAGAAGTACTTCCAGATCGTTCGCTGTTTCCGTGACGAAGACCCGCGGGCCGATCGCCAGGCGGAGTTCACGCAGATCGACGTTGAGATGAGTTTCGTGGACGTTGACGATGTGATCGCCGTTCATTCGGAACTGGTGGCGCGGATTTGGAAAGAGGTCCTTGGGGTCGATGTGGCGCTGCCGATTCGTCGGATGCCGTACGCCGAGGCGATAGCCGACTACGGGACCGACCGGCCCGACGTGCGGTTCGAGATGAAGCTCAAGGACATCAGCGATCTCGCCGGGCAGAGCGCGTTCAAGGTCTTCACGTCGTGCATCGAGAACGGCGGGGTGGTCAAGGGCCTGTGTGCCCCGGCCGGCGACGCCTACTCCCGCAGCGACATCGAGAAGACGCTGACCGCCCTGGTGGGCGAGTACGGCGCCAAGGGCCTGGCATGGTTCAAGATCAAGATGGAAAACGGCGCCCCGACGTTCATCGGGGGCATCGGCAAGTTCTTTACCGGCGATCTCGGCCGGCAGTTGATCGAGCGGTTCGATGCCAAGGACGGCGACGTGCTGATGTTCGTGGCCGATCAGGAGTCGGTCGCCAACAAGGCGCTGGCGCCGTTGCGCTGTCGGATCGGGCGGGACCTGAAGCTGTACGACCCGAAGAGTTTCGCGTTCCTGTGGGTGGTGGACTTCCCGCTGTTCGAGTGGAACGCCGACGAGAAACGTTACGACTCGCTTCACCATCCGTTCACGGCGCCGGTCCCGGAGGACCTGGGCAAGCTCGAAACCGACCCGGGCCACATCCGCTCGCAAGCGTACGACATCGTGGTCAACGGCAGCGAGATCGGCGGGGGCAGCGTTCGTATTCACCGCCCGGAGGTCCAGCAGAAGGTGTTCGACCTTCTGAATATTTCCCGGCAGCAGGCCGAGGATCGCTTCGGGTTCTTCCTCAAAGCACTGGACTACGGCGCGCCGCCCCACGGCGGCATCGCGTTCGGCCTGGACCGGCTCATCATGCTGCTGACCGGCACGGAGAACATTCGCGATGTGATCGCGTTTCCCAAGACGCAGCGGGGCCAGTGCCTGCTGACCGATGCGCCGAGCGAGGTGGATCAGAAGCAGCTCGACGAACTGAACCTGCGGACGCAGAAGCACCTGCACGCCGTGGAGAAGAAGCCGGAGAGTTGA
- a CDS encoding sensor histidine kinase — MMRIDPGKILQRILRFLHLSPLSLAEKCRIMFGAAVLFSLAIALLIPYIWMSQLTTKVLLDTNKARVESLLLPIHFQLKALSQMPLPPELTGRGTAKDPNDPGVVWIALRGQRGHDELERLTRTQRRLFDKLIADDARDDDIELGRSDGRLRSDYVRLFRATETCVSCHNPQGSAGPFALNEIVGVAAVRTHGIGSDVRKTVFLNRIWTIMAGLIGATGAIVAFYWITQRVILRPIRQLRSLANNVAEGNLDIRSSIATGDEYERLSEAFNHMLDHLQGAQEKLRQANRQLDAKIAELSERNIELYKANKLKSEFLANMSHEFRTPLNAILGFAQVLREKPGLLRRDKGQRYAENIISSGNSLLSMINDLLDLAKVQAGRMELHIEPVSLPQLCDSLVSAFSLLARKQRIRIRTQVADDVPVIMTDGGKVQQVLYNFLSNAVKFTPARGLIEIRAAMLDDRTVRIAVTDTGCGIAEADREAIFEKFRQVDGSLTRETPGSGLGLAISKELAQMLAGKIGMESQVGVGSTFWLDIPATFPPEKKRSRTGSTQPRAQLDKEGQTHAEQEA, encoded by the coding sequence ATGATGCGTATCGACCCGGGCAAAATTCTCCAACGCATTCTCCGGTTCCTGCACCTGAGCCCTCTGTCGCTGGCGGAGAAGTGCCGGATCATGTTCGGGGCGGCGGTGCTGTTCAGCCTGGCCATCGCGCTGCTGATCCCCTACATCTGGATGAGCCAATTGACCACGAAGGTGCTGCTGGATACGAACAAGGCGCGCGTCGAGTCCCTTCTCCTTCCCATCCACTTCCAGTTGAAAGCCCTGTCGCAGATGCCGTTGCCGCCGGAGTTGACCGGTCGCGGGACAGCGAAAGACCCGAACGACCCGGGGGTGGTCTGGATTGCCTTGCGCGGGCAGCGCGGGCACGACGAACTGGAACGCCTCACCCGCACGCAGCGGAGGCTGTTCGACAAGCTCATCGCCGATGACGCGCGCGACGACGACATCGAGCTCGGCCGGTCCGACGGGCGGCTGCGAAGCGATTATGTGCGTCTGTTTCGCGCGACGGAGACGTGCGTGAGCTGTCACAATCCGCAGGGCTCGGCCGGGCCGTTTGCGCTGAATGAGATCGTCGGTGTGGCCGCCGTCCGCACGCATGGGATCGGAAGCGACGTGAGGAAGACGGTCTTTCTCAATCGCATCTGGACGATCATGGCCGGACTGATCGGCGCCACCGGCGCGATTGTGGCGTTCTATTGGATCACGCAACGCGTCATTCTGCGTCCGATTCGCCAGTTGCGCTCCCTGGCCAACAACGTGGCGGAGGGCAACCTCGACATCCGCAGTTCGATCGCCACGGGCGACGAGTATGAGCGGCTCAGCGAGGCGTTCAATCACATGCTCGACCACCTCCAGGGCGCCCAGGAGAAGCTGCGCCAGGCCAATCGGCAGCTTGACGCGAAGATCGCCGAGCTGAGCGAGCGGAACATCGAACTGTACAAGGCGAACAAGCTCAAGAGCGAGTTTCTGGCGAACATGTCGCACGAGTTCCGCACGCCGCTGAACGCCATTCTCGGGTTCGCGCAGGTGCTGCGCGAGAAGCCGGGCCTGTTGCGGCGCGACAAGGGGCAGCGTTACGCCGAGAACATCATCAGCAGTGGCAACAGCCTGTTGAGTATGATCAACGACCTTCTCGACCTGGCGAAGGTGCAGGCGGGGCGGATGGAGCTGCACATCGAGCCGGTGTCGCTGCCGCAGCTTTGCGACTCGCTGGTCTCGGCGTTTTCGCTGCTGGCCAGGAAGCAGAGGATCCGGATTCGAACGCAGGTGGCCGACGACGTCCCGGTCATCATGACCGACGGCGGCAAGGTCCAACAGGTGCTGTACAACTTCCTGAGCAACGCGGTGAAATTCACCCCGGCCCGCGGGCTGATCGAGATCCGCGCGGCCATGCTCGACGACAGAACGGTGCGCATCGCCGTGACCGACACCGGCTGCGGGATCGCCGAGGCCGATCGCGAGGCGATCTTCGAGAAGTTCCGGCAGGTGGACGGCTCTTTGACGCGGGAGACCCCGGGAAGCGGGCTGGGCTTGGCGATCAGCAAGGAACTGGCCCAGATGCTGGCCGGAAAGATCGGCATGGAGAGCCAGGTCGGCGTCGGCTCGACCTTCTGGCTGGACATCCCGGCCACGTTCCCACCGGAGAAGAAGCGGTCGCGAACCGGCTCGAC